A DNA window from Nycticebus coucang isolate mNycCou1 chromosome 1, mNycCou1.pri, whole genome shotgun sequence contains the following coding sequences:
- the LOC128580502 gene encoding 14-3-3 protein epsilon-like: protein MDDREDLVYQAKLAKQAERYDEMVESMKKVAGMDVELTVEERNLLSVAYKNVIGARRASWRIISSIEQKEENKGGEDKLKMIREYWQMVETELKLICCDILDVLDKHLIPAANTGESKVFYYKMKGDYHRYLAEFATGNDRKEAAENSLVAYKAASDIAMTELPPTHPIHLGLALNFSVFYYEILNSPDRACRLAKAAFDDAIAELDTLSEESYKNSTLIMQLLRDNLTLWTSDMQGDGEEQNKEVLQDVEDENQ, encoded by the coding sequence ATGGATGATCGGGAGGATCTGGTGTACCAGGCGAAGCTGGCCAAGCAGGCTGAGCGATACGACGAAATGGTGGAATCAATGAAGAAAGTAGCAGGGATGGATGTGGAGCTGACAGTTGAAGAAAGAAACCTTCTATCTGTTGCATATAAGAATGTGATTGGAGCTAGAAGAGCTTCCTGGAGAATAATCAGCAGCAttgaacagaaagaagaaaataagggaGGAGAAGACAAACTAAAAATGATTCGGGAGTATTGGCAAATGGTTGAGACTGAACTAAAGTTAATCTGTTGCGACATTCTGGATGTACTGGACAAACACCTCATTCCAGCAGCTAACACTGGCGAGTCCAAggttttctattataaaatgaAAGGGGACTACCACAGGTATCTGGCAGAATTTGCCACAGGAAATGACAGGAAGGAGGCTGCAGAGAACAGCCTAGTGGCTTATAAAGCTGCTAGTGATATTGCAATGACAGAACTTCCACCAACGCATCCTATTCACTTAGGTCTTGCTCTCAACTTTTCCGTATTCTACTATGAAATTCTTAATTCCCCTGATCGTGCCTGCAGGTTGGCAAAAGCAGCTTTCGATGATGCAATTGCAGAACTGGATACGCTGAGTGAAGAAAGCTATAAAAACTCTACACTTATCATGCAGTTGTTACGTGATAATCTGACACTATGGACTTCAGACATGCAGGGTGATGGTGAAGAGCAGAATAAAGAAGTGCTGCAGGATGTGGAAGATGAAAATCAGTGA